From Chryseobacterium salivictor, a single genomic window includes:
- a CDS encoding EpsG family protein yields the protein MFDWIPAASYTAIHYHVLLVIALLITFHAIIFDVKDEQSINFFYSFGYIVVVTLIFYMGLRQVNTGYFGDTINYSRGYDLLQQGVDVKIKSDYLFNYLMRFCSGFMDVHSFFLLVDILYIIPCFLFSQKYFGRYWFFAMFMFICSYSFWTYGTNGLRNGLATSFFIMGLYCYGKKYWMYFWFVLGYFMHASLVIPIAAFVVSGFYKNPKIYIYIWLLAIPLSLVGGSSWSTLMAGLGFEDRTAGYLTNSDESMNQFSQTGFRWDFLVYSGSAVFAGAYFIFKKKITDPFYIHVFGIYCIANAFWILVITAAFSNRFAYLSWFLMPVIFAYPMFRYKMWQDQYKVFGGILFAYFMFTYFMNVIK from the coding sequence TTGTTCGACTGGATCCCCGCAGCATCTTATACCGCTATTCACTATCACGTATTGCTCGTCATTGCATTACTGATTACTTTTCATGCAATAATTTTTGATGTCAAAGATGAACAGAGCATCAACTTTTTTTATTCTTTTGGCTATATAGTGGTGGTTACTTTGATTTTCTATATGGGGTTGCGGCAAGTTAATACCGGTTATTTTGGGGATACCATTAACTACTCAAGAGGTTATGATTTGTTGCAGCAGGGAGTTGACGTTAAAATAAAAAGCGACTATCTGTTTAACTACTTAATGAGGTTTTGCAGTGGTTTTATGGATGTTCACAGCTTTTTCTTACTGGTCGATATTCTATATATAATACCCTGTTTTTTATTTTCACAGAAATATTTCGGCCGCTACTGGTTTTTCGCCATGTTTATGTTTATCTGCTCCTATTCTTTCTGGACCTATGGGACCAATGGATTACGAAATGGCTTGGCAACTTCATTTTTTATCATGGGTCTGTATTGTTACGGTAAGAAATACTGGATGTACTTTTGGTTTGTTTTAGGCTATTTCATGCATGCTTCCCTCGTTATTCCTATCGCAGCATTTGTTGTTTCTGGATTCTATAAAAATCCTAAAATTTACATTTATATTTGGCTGTTAGCGATTCCTTTGTCGTTGGTGGGAGGTAGTTCCTGGTCAACTTTAATGGCAGGTTTAGGGTTTGAAGACCGAACCGCGGGTTATTTGACCAATTCTGACGAAAGTATGAATCAGTTTTCCCAGACCGGTTTTCGTTGGGATTTTCTGGTCTATAGTGGCTCAGCCGTGTTTGCAGGTGCCTATTTTATTTTTAAAAAGAAAATCACCGACCCTTTCTATATTCATGTTTTTGGGATTTACTGTATTGCGAACGCTTTCTGGATTCTAGTCATTACGGCCGCATTTAGTAATCGTTTTGCCTATCTCTCCTGGTTCCTCATGCCGGTCATTTTTGCCTATCCCATGTTCCGCTATAAAATGTGGCAGGATCAGTACAAAGTTTTTGGCGGGATATTATTCGCTTATTTTATGTTTACCTATTTTATGAATGTCATTAAATAG
- a CDS encoding glycosyltransferase family 4 protein yields MKIVYCLNSIRGIGGIERVTLIKANALSEIEGNQIFVVVTDDNHGNYCDTISKKVDFINLNINYYDNDWQPGLSAKLSQIRKRGLHKKLLREVLNKIQPDIVIAVGQSEKFFCRKGLVKTSYPVYIRELHFATNYRESLAQNGKAKMIGRILSFIDFGILCRFYYDIVVCLTPEDLNKNWRGRKNVASMPNPLTISRPANKENSFESNSSAKKIVAIGRLSYQKNFESLIRSFALISSSNPEWILEIYGEGDDRKNLESVISSLNLYGIVKLMGATSDVASVLSSASFFVLSSRLEGFPLVLLEAMVHKLPVISYNCDFGPSFIIENGINGFLVPLNDEQKLASKMQLLIDDPILLARMGENAHKRAESFSPDIIADNWMDLFHNLIAKKKC; encoded by the coding sequence ATGAAAATCGTATATTGCTTGAACAGTATCAGAGGTATAGGTGGTATCGAAAGAGTTACCCTCATTAAAGCGAATGCGCTTTCAGAAATAGAAGGCAATCAGATCTTTGTCGTAGTGACTGATGATAATCACGGAAACTATTGTGATACTATCAGTAAGAAAGTTGATTTTATTAATTTGAATATTAATTATTATGATAATGATTGGCAGCCTGGTTTATCTGCGAAATTATCTCAAATTCGAAAAAGGGGACTGCATAAAAAATTACTTAGGGAAGTGTTAAATAAGATTCAACCCGACATTGTAATCGCCGTAGGGCAGTCTGAAAAGTTTTTTTGTAGAAAAGGATTGGTTAAGACTTCATATCCTGTCTATATCCGTGAGTTGCATTTTGCAACCAATTATAGAGAAAGTTTGGCGCAGAATGGAAAGGCAAAAATGATTGGGAGAATCCTTTCTTTTATAGATTTTGGCATACTTTGTAGATTTTACTATGATATTGTAGTTTGCCTAACACCAGAAGATTTAAATAAAAATTGGAGAGGACGAAAGAATGTAGCCTCGATGCCAAATCCTTTAACAATTTCCCGACCGGCAAATAAGGAGAACAGTTTTGAAAGTAATAGTTCTGCAAAAAAAATAGTAGCTATAGGAAGGTTAAGTTACCAAAAGAATTTTGAGTCCCTCATCAGATCTTTCGCACTGATTTCTTCATCAAATCCTGAATGGATTTTAGAGATTTATGGTGAAGGTGATGACAGAAAAAATCTAGAATCGGTCATTTCATCTCTAAACCTTTATGGTATTGTGAAATTAATGGGTGCCACCTCCGATGTAGCTTCGGTATTATCTTCAGCTTCCTTTTTTGTGTTGAGTTCTCGGTTAGAAGGGTTTCCTTTGGTTTTACTGGAAGCGATGGTACACAAATTACCGGTCATTTCATATAATTGTGATTTCGGACCCTCATTTATTATCGAAAATGGGATCAATGGGTTTTTAGTTCCACTCAATGACGAACAAAAGTTAGCTTCTAAAATGCAATTACTAATCGATGACCCTATTTTATTGGCTCGAATGGGGGAAAATGCACATAAACGGGCAGAGTCTTTTTCTCCTGATATTATTGCAGATAATTGGATGGATTTATTTCATAATCTTATTGCTAAAAAGAAATGCTGA
- a CDS encoding glycosyltransferase family 2 protein, with the protein MLKISLIIPCYNVDQYISQCLGSVLAQTYPHLEIICVNDGSTDGTFTILEQFTDQDRRITIITQENSGIAEARNAGLNVATGDYIAFVDADDWLETDAFEKVLKDCSEDMICFSYYRNFAHGQLTKDLGLEGMFDSGYIQRRIIGLVDEEMEDINSFDALITCWGKLYKKETVAGIRFKDLKHFGTWEDGIFNIEVLEKARKVRVINKPLYHYRKPLQSTYTTNYKPELYLKWKNKFEWIRLFILVHDKPEIFEEALRNRISVTTLNLAFNEMNSSQSFGEKKANIKKILSDPLYVNAFGFFAINDIPVIWRIFYYFAKTENAFAVTLMADLIYRYINRKNK; encoded by the coding sequence ATGCTGAAAATATCATTAATCATTCCCTGCTATAATGTGGACCAATATATTTCGCAATGTTTGGGGAGTGTTTTGGCGCAAACCTATCCTCATTTAGAAATCATTTGTGTGAATGATGGCTCTACGGACGGAACTTTTACTATTTTAGAGCAATTTACTGATCAGGACCGCAGGATTACAATCATTACTCAGGAAAATAGCGGTATTGCTGAGGCAAGAAATGCAGGATTAAATGTAGCGACAGGAGATTATATTGCCTTTGTTGATGCTGACGACTGGTTAGAGACCGATGCATTTGAGAAAGTTTTAAAAGACTGCTCTGAGGATATGATCTGTTTTTCGTATTACCGTAATTTCGCGCACGGACAGTTGACCAAAGATTTGGGGTTGGAAGGGATGTTCGATTCAGGTTATATCCAGAGACGGATTATTGGCCTTGTTGATGAGGAAATGGAAGATATAAACTCGTTTGACGCATTAATTACGTGTTGGGGGAAGCTGTATAAAAAGGAAACTGTCGCAGGAATCCGCTTTAAAGATCTGAAGCATTTTGGAACATGGGAAGACGGTATTTTTAATATAGAGGTATTAGAGAAAGCGCGTAAAGTGCGGGTGATCAACAAACCATTATATCACTATCGAAAGCCACTGCAAAGCACCTACACCACAAATTATAAACCCGAACTGTATCTAAAATGGAAGAATAAATTTGAGTGGATTCGTTTGTTCATCCTGGTGCATGATAAACCTGAAATTTTTGAGGAGGCATTGCGCAACCGGATCAGCGTTACCACACTTAATCTGGCATTCAATGAGATGAACAGCAGTCAATCTTTCGGAGAGAAAAAAGCAAATATTAAAAAAATTCTTAGTGATCCACTCTACGTCAATGCATTTGGGTTTTTCGCGATCAATGATATCCCGGTCATCTGGAGGATTTTCTATTACTTTGCAAAGACTGAAAATGCTTTTGCGGTAACGCTGATGGCAGATCTGATTTACCGTTACATTAACAGAAAAAATAAATGA
- a CDS encoding glycosyltransferase family 1 protein, with amino-acid sequence MKPLKVLQVFTVLNRGGAETNLMNYYRQMDRERVHFDFLVHRQEEGAYEQEIKKMGGEIFRLPALHPTRIKQYKVAVSKFFDENPGYQIIHGQCSELGIFIYREAKKRKIPVIIAHAHNSKMDWDQKALFRMLWKHGMRKYINTYFSCGQEAAKWLFGKKLATKAYQMNNAVNTDDFVFNPSLRERMRLKLHTENSFNVVHVGRFNIQKNHCFLIDIFSEIIKINPQSKLFLVGEGELKKEIETKIDQLNLTEKVEFLGLRSDVADLLQAMDVFVFPSRFEGLPVALVEAQTSGILCAVSNAIPREAVLVPDIVEVCSLQDSAKYWAEKMIKRHLTFIRTDVSHHITKVGYDIKTNASQLEQKYSDLIDQFS; translated from the coding sequence ATGAAACCCCTAAAAGTCCTTCAGGTTTTCACCGTCCTTAACCGCGGCGGCGCTGAAACCAATCTGATGAATTACTACCGTCAGATGGATAGGGAACGGGTACATTTTGATTTTTTAGTCCACCGGCAGGAAGAGGGTGCTTACGAACAGGAAATAAAAAAAATGGGGGGTGAGATTTTCCGGTTGCCCGCTCTTCATCCTACTAGGATTAAACAGTATAAAGTCGCGGTTAGTAAGTTTTTTGATGAGAATCCCGGTTATCAGATCATTCATGGTCAATGCTCCGAATTGGGCATCTTTATTTACCGGGAAGCGAAGAAAAGAAAGATCCCTGTGATTATTGCTCATGCGCATAATTCTAAGATGGATTGGGATCAGAAAGCGCTGTTCCGGATGTTGTGGAAACACGGCATGCGAAAATACATCAATACCTACTTTAGCTGTGGACAGGAGGCTGCGAAATGGCTCTTCGGTAAAAAGCTTGCAACTAAGGCTTATCAGATGAATAACGCTGTTAATACGGATGATTTTGTCTTCAACCCCTCTTTGCGGGAACGGATGCGTTTAAAACTGCATACAGAAAATAGCTTTAATGTAGTCCATGTCGGCCGTTTCAATATTCAAAAGAACCACTGTTTTTTAATCGATATTTTCTCTGAAATCATAAAAATTAATCCGCAAAGTAAATTGTTTTTAGTGGGTGAAGGGGAGCTTAAAAAAGAAATAGAAACCAAAATCGATCAATTGAATCTCACCGAAAAAGTTGAATTTCTAGGTCTGCGCAGTGATGTTGCTGATCTTTTGCAGGCGATGGATGTATTTGTATTTCCTTCCCGGTTTGAAGGATTACCCGTAGCATTGGTTGAGGCGCAAACGTCTGGGATCCTCTGCGCTGTTTCTAATGCCATCCCCCGGGAGGCCGTCTTGGTGCCGGATATTGTCGAGGTATGTTCGCTGCAGGATTCAGCAAAATACTGGGCTGAAAAGATGATAAAGAGACATCTTACTTTCATCCGGACTGATGTTTCGCACCACATCACTAAGGTGGGGTATGATATAAAAACCAATGCCTCACAGTTGGAGCAGAAATATAGTGATCTAATCGACCAGTTTTCATGA
- a CDS encoding glycosyltransferase family 2 protein codes for MKALTIFTPSYNRAHLLPRIYTCLKDQTCQDFIWLIVDDGSVDDTRQVVAAFIQEDTIEIQYIAQENQGMHGAHNTAYENIITPLNTCIDSDDYLPTDAVEKILRKWETVEHKEKYSGLVGLDADLKGNLIGSPFRTETTTLEDFYLQGGTGDKKLVYRTAVMQQYPPYPLFPGEKYVGLGYKYQLADQDFELVTLNEILVLVDYQPGGSSNNMFRQYYNNPRGFAFIRKQGMVLSKSPVKRFKDAVHYVSSSLLSGNRKFIAESPRKAMTVLAFPLGLVLYAIVLFKNRKVINSNEL; via the coding sequence ATGAAAGCACTGACCATCTTTACACCATCTTATAACCGTGCGCATCTTCTGCCGCGGATCTATACCTGTTTGAAAGACCAGACCTGTCAGGATTTTATCTGGTTAATCGTAGATGACGGTTCCGTAGATGATACCCGGCAGGTTGTCGCTGCTTTTATTCAGGAAGATACAATAGAAATACAATATATTGCTCAGGAAAACCAGGGAATGCATGGGGCACACAATACCGCCTATGAAAATATCATTACTCCACTGAACACCTGTATTGACTCGGATGATTATCTACCAACCGATGCTGTCGAGAAAATTCTCCGCAAATGGGAAACGGTTGAGCATAAAGAAAAATACAGTGGGCTGGTGGGCTTGGATGCTGATCTGAAAGGAAACCTCATCGGCTCCCCGTTTCGCACCGAAACCACCACACTGGAAGATTTTTACCTTCAGGGCGGTACCGGTGATAAAAAATTAGTGTACCGCACAGCAGTGATGCAACAGTATCCTCCGTACCCCCTATTTCCAGGGGAGAAGTACGTAGGGCTAGGCTATAAATACCAACTCGCAGATCAGGATTTTGAATTGGTCACTTTAAATGAAATTTTAGTGTTGGTCGATTATCAGCCGGGCGGTTCTTCCAATAATATGTTTCGCCAGTATTATAACAATCCACGTGGTTTCGCTTTTATCAGAAAGCAGGGGATGGTCTTGTCAAAGTCACCGGTCAAGCGGTTTAAAGATGCGGTTCATTATGTTTCCAGCAGTCTGCTGTCCGGAAACAGGAAATTCATTGCAGAATCCCCACGCAAAGCAATGACTGTTTTGGCCTTTCCGTTAGGTTTGGTGCTCTACGCAATCGTACTCTTTAAAAACAGAAAGGTGATTAACAGCAATGAGCTTTAG
- a CDS encoding glycosyltransferase family 4 protein codes for MKKLFRISTIPMSLNLLLKGQLRYLNQFYEVTAISGAGSDLEEVKEREGVKVEAVEMSREISILKDLVALVQLYRLFKKEKPDIVHSITPKAGLLSMMAARLAGVPVRMHTFTGLIFPYKKGLLKFILIWMDRLLANSATHIYPEGKGVQEDLERYRISRKPLKILAHGNVNGIDTSYFNPETIAESGQENLRRQLGLSEEDFVFIFVGRLVRDKGINELVAAFKNLASTPLSDHASDALRSLKLLLVGPLEQELDPLEPGTLKEIETNPHIISVGFQTEVRPYFALSDALVFPSYREGFPNVVLQSLAMELPAIVTDINGCNEIITPGENGLIIPVKNTEALQTAMEALYTDTSLYQSLKNKTRKSIFLYEQKAVWEALVVEYRLVEGVNV; via the coding sequence TTGAAAAAGCTCTTCCGCATTTCCACCATTCCGATGTCCCTGAATCTCTTATTGAAGGGACAGTTGCGTTATTTGAATCAGTTTTATGAAGTGACAGCCATCTCCGGGGCGGGCAGTGATTTGGAGGAAGTCAAAGAAAGAGAAGGCGTGAAAGTAGAAGCCGTTGAGATGTCAAGAGAGATTTCTATTCTAAAAGACCTCGTGGCGCTCGTTCAGCTTTACCGCCTTTTCAAAAAAGAAAAACCCGATATCGTGCATTCCATTACGCCGAAAGCCGGTTTGCTGTCGATGATGGCGGCAAGGCTTGCAGGCGTTCCTGTGAGGATGCACACCTTCACCGGGCTCATTTTTCCCTATAAAAAAGGACTGTTGAAATTCATTTTAATCTGGATGGACCGCCTCCTGGCCAACAGTGCGACCCATATTTATCCCGAAGGAAAAGGCGTACAGGAAGATCTGGAACGCTACCGCATCTCGCGCAAACCGCTGAAAATATTAGCCCATGGAAATGTGAATGGCATCGACACCTCCTATTTTAATCCCGAAACTATTGCAGAGAGCGGTCAGGAGAACTTGCGGCGCCAGCTTGGGCTGTCTGAGGAAGATTTCGTCTTTATCTTTGTTGGCCGTTTGGTAAGGGATAAAGGCATCAACGAGCTCGTCGCGGCTTTCAAAAACCTCGCTTCGACTCCGCTCAGCGACCACGCTTCCGATGCACTTCGTTCTCTCAAATTATTGCTCGTCGGTCCCCTTGAACAGGAGCTCGATCCTCTGGAGCCTGGGACTTTAAAGGAGATAGAAACCAACCCCCATATTATTTCGGTAGGATTCCAGACAGAGGTACGACCATATTTTGCCCTCAGCGACGCTTTGGTTTTCCCTAGCTACCGCGAAGGTTTCCCCAATGTCGTTTTACAGAGTTTAGCCATGGAACTGCCCGCCATCGTCACCGATATCAATGGCTGCAACGAGATCATCACCCCTGGTGAAAACGGACTCATCATTCCTGTCAAAAATACCGAAGCCCTGCAAACCGCCATGGAAGCATTATACACGGATACCAGCCTTTATCAGTCTTTAAAAAATAAAACCCGCAAAAGTATCTTTCTTTATGAGCAAAAAGCGGTTTGGGAAGCGCTGGTGGTGGAGTATCGGTTGGTGGAGGGGGTGAACGTGTGA
- a CDS encoding glycosyltransferase family 2 protein — MKKLTVFTPTYNRAYCLGDLYESLCRQTSGDFLWLVIDDGSSDGTAALVAEWMEEGKIEIRYHYKENGGMHTGYNAAYELIDTELNMCMDSDDYCPDNAVELIVDCWEKLGSDQYAGILALDCLKNGEVIGDRFPEDLKETTVGDFYWIHRLKGDKKLIYRTAVVKKYERYPEFQGEKFVPIFCMPFRIDQDYKMLTLNEVVCIVDYREDGSTKNIVQSYFKNAKGFNYARTVRMRYSPSFRDRFRNAIHYVSGSIIAKNKNFVFESPKRMMTFFAVPFGVVLYAYLQYLIRKKKKR, encoded by the coding sequence ATGAAAAAACTCACCGTTTTCACGCCTACTTACAACCGCGCCTATTGTCTCGGTGACTTATACGAGAGTCTCTGCAGACAGACGTCTGGCGACTTCCTCTGGTTGGTGATTGACGACGGCTCTAGTGATGGCACAGCCGCTTTGGTGGCGGAATGGATGGAAGAGGGTAAAATAGAAATCCGCTATCATTACAAAGAAAACGGCGGCATGCATACCGGTTATAATGCGGCTTATGAGCTGATTGATACCGAACTGAACATGTGTATGGATTCTGATGACTATTGTCCGGATAATGCTGTAGAACTCATTGTTGATTGTTGGGAGAAATTGGGTTCTGACCAGTATGCCGGTATTCTTGCTTTAGACTGTCTAAAAAACGGTGAAGTGATTGGGGATCGGTTTCCCGAGGATTTAAAGGAAACGACTGTCGGAGACTTTTATTGGATTCATCGCTTAAAAGGAGATAAGAAATTAATTTACAGAACAGCGGTAGTCAAAAAGTATGAACGGTATCCGGAGTTTCAGGGCGAGAAATTTGTACCTATTTTCTGCATGCCCTTTAGGATCGATCAGGATTACAAAATGCTTACGCTGAATGAGGTGGTCTGTATTGTTGATTATCGGGAAGATGGTTCCACGAAGAATATTGTACAGTCTTATTTTAAAAATGCAAAAGGTTTTAATTATGCAAGAACAGTAAGAATGCGCTATTCTCCCTCCTTCAGAGACCGTTTCAGAAATGCCATCCATTATGTCTCCGGAAGTATCATTGCTAAAAATAAAAACTTTGTTTTCGAGTCTCCAAAAAGGATGATGACTTTTTTCGCTGTTCCTTTTGGGGTGGTGCTTTATGCGTATTTACAATATCTGATCCGTAAAAAGAAGAAGCGATGA
- a CDS encoding glycosyltransferase, protein MKVLFLTKYSALGASSRLRTFQYLPFYREAGIECIVEPFFNDSYLERLYNGKGIHLLVFSFYLKRLLVLLSILKYDKIYIEKEIFPYLPPFAEWILFLLKKKYIVDYDDAIFHNYDRNKNVIVRIFLKNKIDSVMKYAEVVIAGNAYLAQRATDAGAKHTEIIPTVVDLKRYTVRSEKKEDVFVIGWIGTKSTFEKHLLSIKDWLIKAQQLLNVELHVIGITKTEVFLGDHVKLIPWTENTEVAHLSKFDVGIMPLRDSPWERGKCAYKIIQYFAVGIPVIASDVGMNAEVCINGETGFLANTEEGFLGALKFLITHEDTRKEMGMKGRKVVEKTFNVEATSKILTNIILN, encoded by the coding sequence ATGAAAGTGCTTTTTTTGACCAAATATAGCGCGCTGGGTGCCAGCAGCAGGCTGAGAACCTTTCAGTATTTGCCCTTTTATAGAGAAGCGGGTATTGAATGTATCGTTGAGCCCTTTTTTAATGATTCCTATTTAGAGCGTCTTTACAATGGTAAGGGAATTCACTTACTTGTTTTTTCTTTTTACCTGAAAAGACTTCTCGTTCTTTTAAGCATTTTGAAATATGATAAGATTTATATAGAAAAAGAAATTTTCCCCTATTTGCCTCCGTTTGCGGAATGGATCCTCTTTCTTTTAAAGAAAAAATATATTGTGGACTATGATGACGCCATCTTTCACAATTATGACCGGAATAAAAATGTAATCGTCAGAATCTTCCTTAAAAATAAAATCGACTCCGTCATGAAATATGCGGAGGTCGTCATCGCAGGAAATGCCTATTTGGCTCAACGGGCCACCGATGCTGGTGCAAAACATACCGAAATAATTCCTACGGTAGTCGATCTGAAAAGATATACCGTAAGAAGCGAAAAAAAGGAAGATGTATTCGTGATCGGCTGGATCGGTACTAAATCTACTTTTGAAAAACATCTGCTATCGATTAAGGACTGGTTGATTAAGGCACAGCAACTTTTGAACGTGGAGCTGCATGTGATTGGAATTACCAAAACAGAGGTGTTTTTGGGTGATCATGTAAAACTGATCCCCTGGACAGAAAATACTGAAGTGGCTCATCTATCCAAGTTTGATGTAGGCATCATGCCTCTGAGGGATTCGCCTTGGGAAAGAGGAAAATGTGCCTATAAAATCATCCAGTATTTTGCGGTGGGAATCCCCGTCATTGCTTCGGATGTAGGAATGAATGCGGAAGTATGTATCAATGGAGAAACCGGTTTTTTAGCCAATACGGAGGAGGGATTTCTCGGTGCACTGAAATTTTTGATCACTCATGAAGATACCCGTAAAGAAATGGGAATGAAGGGGCGGAAAGTTGTTGAAAAAACATTTAATGTAGAGGCTACTTCGAAAATTTTAACTAATATTATCCTGAATTAG
- a CDS encoding glycosyltransferase family 4 protein, which translates to MNQFYEVTAVSADEKELERVAAKYGVQHHHVEMTRTISPLRDIAAVWRLYRFLRQQKPHIVHSHTPKAGIVGMMAAWLAGVPHRLHTVAGLPLLERGGSKRTLLNHIEKLTCRLATQVYPNSFELQKIIMRAQFCAPHKMKVIGQGSSNGIDTDHFSPAQITADEQQNLRAELGLSPDDFVFIFVGRLVCDKGINELVAAFKNVASARFGFAQRPVPDDQSLRPIGGNVKLLLVGPLEQDLDPLRAETLSDIESNPDIISVGFQEEVRPYFAVSNALVFPSYREGFPNVVLQSLAMGLPAIVTDINGCNEMVRNGFNGLVVPPKNETALQNAMEQLFSDPTLYDELKSNAQKSVLPYEQIAVWEALLEEYRGLEALPEI; encoded by the coding sequence ATGAATCAGTTTTATGAAGTCACCGCCGTTTCTGCGGATGAAAAGGAACTCGAAAGGGTGGCTGCGAAGTATGGCGTCCAACACCACCATGTGGAAATGACGCGTACCATTTCTCCGCTGAGAGATATTGCAGCAGTCTGGCGGCTCTATCGTTTTCTGCGTCAGCAAAAGCCCCATATCGTGCACAGTCATACCCCGAAAGCCGGCATTGTCGGCATGATGGCTGCGTGGCTGGCCGGTGTTCCGCACCGCCTGCATACGGTTGCCGGTTTGCCCCTTCTCGAAAGGGGAGGCTCGAAAAGAACCTTACTGAATCACATCGAAAAACTCACGTGCCGGCTGGCGACGCAAGTCTATCCCAATTCTTTTGAACTTCAGAAAATCATCATGCGGGCCCAATTCTGTGCGCCCCATAAAATGAAGGTCATCGGGCAGGGAAGCAGCAACGGCATCGATACCGACCATTTCAGCCCGGCCCAAATTACCGCTGACGAGCAGCAAAACCTGCGAGCCGAACTGGGGCTTTCTCCGGACGATTTTGTTTTCATCTTCGTAGGAAGGCTGGTTTGCGATAAAGGGATTAATGAATTGGTTGCGGCTTTCAAAAATGTCGCTTCGGCCCGTTTCGGCTTCGCTCAACGACCGGTGCCCGATGACCAGAGTTTGAGGCCGATTGGCGGAAATGTAAAGCTCTTATTGGTTGGCCCTTTAGAGCAGGACCTCGATCCTTTGCGTGCAGAAACTTTAAGTGACATAGAATCGAATCCCGATATTATTTCTGTCGGTTTTCAGGAAGAGGTGCGGCCTTATTTTGCAGTCAGCAATGCGTTGGTGTTCCCGAGCTACCGGGAAGGTTTTCCCAATGTGGTTCTTCAGAGTTTAGCCATGGGATTGCCTGCAATCGTTACCGACATCAACGGCTGCAATGAAATGGTCCGCAATGGATTTAATGGTCTTGTGGTTCCGCCAAAAAATGAAACTGCCCTTCAAAATGCGATGGAACAGCTTTTCAGTGATCCGACTTTGTATGATGAGCTGAAAAGCAATGCCCAAAAGAGTGTGTTGCCTTATGAGCAAATCGCAGTTTGGGAAGCGCTTTTGGAGGAGTATAGGGGTTTGGAGGCGTTACCGGAAATCTGA
- a CDS encoding DUF5675 family protein — MELQLIRTCYPKGTNGILLFNGTELCKTVELPWKNNQPRVSCIPQGNYRLRKRCSPKFKSHFEVMEVKDRKYILFHTANDAGKELRGCIAPVTEHTGEGKGSASRAALQRMKELLYPLMDNGRQITLTIKNAEK; from the coding sequence ATGGAACTTCAGTTGATCAGAACATGCTATCCCAAAGGAACCAACGGGATCCTGCTCTTCAACGGGACGGAACTCTGCAAAACGGTTGAACTCCCCTGGAAGAACAACCAGCCGCGGGTTTCATGCATTCCGCAGGGAAACTACAGACTGCGCAAACGCTGTAGCCCAAAATTCAAATCCCATTTTGAAGTCATGGAGGTGAAAGACAGGAAGTACATCCTCTTCCATACCGCCAATGATGCCGGCAAAGAACTCAGGGGATGCATCGCACCGGTCACAGAGCATACCGGTGAAGGAAAAGGCAGCGCCTCCAGGGCTGCTTTGCAAAGAATGAAAGAACTCCTTTATCCGCTAATGGATAATGGACGCCAAATAACGCTAACCATAAAAAACGCTGAAAAATGA